CATTCTAAGGCAGCCTCCCCGACCCCTCGAGCATATCTCCTATTAACCAAGTGTCGCTTCTTCCTTGAAACCTTCCCAGATCGATCATCTCCAAGTCACACTGATCTCTACTCCCATCCCAGGGCCGAGGGCCAGTGCTGAGTTTAATTTCACCTGTGTGACTTACCAACATCCATCAAGCTCCCGGGAACTGCTGGTCTGGCTAACCTCCTCGGTCCTTCTGGTCCCCTGTTCCGCAACCTGGAGATACCTGCTGAGGTGGGAAGGCCAGAAGAGTCCTGTCCTGCAGGCTCCCACGCTGGGGGTGCTCAAGACCACAAGCAGGTGCTCAGTGTAAAATCACTTTAAGGATCTGGAACCCGATCTATCTCTGGGTTCCAAGTCCAGCTGTGAACACTGACAATGGCTTGAACAGTCACAGCCCCTCCTTTTGCTACCCTCCATTCCTCCAGGTCCTCATCAGGAATTATAAGAGAGGTAGGACaccttggtgtgtgtgtgtgtgggcggcgggggggggggggcttctgctttctctcttccccctcttttacGTAGAACCTTCCAGCTTCACCTACCTGAGTGGTACTGAGGTCTCGAAGAGCTCCCCCTGGTCAGCAAAAGGTTGGCTAAGAAAGAACACAAGAGGAGTCAGATGCTTCCcgggggaggagccaggagggaatgaggagggaggtgaggagtagGCAGGTGTGCAGGGTGGGATCCCCTGACCCTCGAAGATGTAGTAATCTTGGCCATGAGGATGGGCAAGCCTGAAGTggatgggtgggagggaaagaggggaaagggaaagttcTCAGGACCCCAAATCTATTGCCTCACTCCCCATGCCCCGTGACTATTGCCCAGCTGGGAGGTTGaccactagcctgtaagctccttgagggcagaggtcatgtctagttcctctatggtattctcccaagcactgtgttcagtgctctgcacaaaataagccctcaataaataccactgattgattgattgactgtggagaTGGGGGCCAGTTCAGTGAACCATAGGGTGGAGTGGTCACACATCACTTCCATCAGTGCAATCCATTCCCTGAGGATGATGGGCAAAGACAAGAAAATGGTGGGGGGCAAGActtcccctaaccctaatctactttaatgtctatcttgccccctagactgtaagctttttgtgggcagggatcacaatctaccaattcttttgtattttcctctcccaagtgcttggtacagtgttctacacatggtaagtgttcaataaataccattgattgattgaccccaaaCATCCAATATAGTCCTGCTGTTTGTTTCTGACTGATTTATTCTGTTATTTTTGTTCCTCAGATTGTCTATCCttcccggtttagactgtgaacccaaaggAGGCCATGGTTGATGTCTGAATCAATACCAGTGCATTTTTTGTTGAGttgggtacagtgctttgtgcactctaagtgcttagcaaatattactattaatgcCTGATTGATACCACCACTTCTTCTCGTCCTGTCTGTTCTGCCATCCCAGGCAGGGGAGGTCAAAGTGCCTCTATTTTGTCCCACATCCaacatctctctctgtgtctctctctctctctttgcctctctctgtctctttctctctcagttctccctatctgtctctttctcagctctctttgtctctggctgtctcagttctctctgtctctctgtctccatctctttgcctttatctctgcctctctctcacacgcacacacacacacacacacacactcacatgaaGGTGTTTGAAAGTGACTTTTCTGCAGGAACATCCTGGAGTTAACCCTCTGAGAtactcctcttcctctacctgGAGGGAGATGATCTAGTTggtagggggttgggggaaatAGAGGAATGATAACATTTCCAACAATGCTGTCCATAGGGTCCTGGGGCTGATTGAGATGATCCTTCCTGGGTCCTGGTTCCAGTTCTGCCTCCGCTTCACTCAGATCCTTCCTTGGGAATGTggaactctcccttcccctggttCCACCCGCATCAGGTGAAGGGGATGGGCATACCCCCAAATCTGCACCACCAGGCAGGTATATGATTTCCCAGTGTTTCACCCGACTGACCCAGCTCCCAGCGAGCACTGGGGTCATGTCTGCTTCATGTTCTCAGTAACCCTCAGCAAGACTGGGATCAGGTGCTCATTTCAGCCCTCTGCCATGGGAGAAGTCCCAGCCTGGGGATAGAGTTCCCTCAGAAAGGACTCTTCTCCAACTCCAGATCCCTTGGCCTCCACCCCTCTCCAGGCATCCTCAAAGTCACTTAGAGACCAAGTGAGTTTAAAACAGTGATCTGCGTATTTCAGAGGATGCTAGGTATTAGGGACTTGATCGATAATGAGGTAAAATGATACCCATGTGCTCAAATACCAAATACAAGTTACATGGTTTTCTTTCAAAACTATTCCCACAGCTGAACCCCAGATTAGGTCTACGTTTGGGCCACCATTCATAAATGATTAAAACAAAGATCCCAAGAGGATGATTTTCCTGCTGTAGCTACTCAAATAGGCTCGAAACCATAACTGAAGAATCAGCCTCATTATTTTCTGAAACCCTTCCCATAGCCACACTGGCCATtcacttcagactgtgagctgagGAGAGGAATCACTCAAAGCCAGCCAGGCTGTGGCACCTGCCCTCTGAGGCCCCTTCCCCAATAGTCTCTTACTAGTATGGAGAGGGGGAGGCGACTCACCGAGGTGAAACCTGGAGTCCACTTGCTCGTTATctagaaaaaaaaagacacaaatcAGTGCAAGCCtggagcccctcctttccctgcaGCCCCTCTTCGGTGTGACTGTGACGAGGAGAGGGCAACAAGATAGTGCTGACACTCTTTCCATCAGACAGGTGGAGAATGCCATTAGCAATTCCTCTGCACCCTTGAATGTAAAATGTCCAGCTTCTTGCACGACCTCCACCCTCAACAGCCCAGATTGGGTTGGAACTGAGGATTTCCAGCCTCTCCTCAGGGGCTGAAAGCAAGAGCTCagtctctcctttccatcctcaTCACCTTCTCCAAATTTCCCCATGCTGGCCAGAGCAGCCGCTGAATACTGAGGCCTGGGACTTGTTCCCATGCCAAGTTGGGGGCTTTGGAGCATTGAGAGGGATTTAAGCGGGCCAGGAGAGGGGATTTTTGGTAAAGAACTGTGCACAGAACATGGgactgtaagctagactgtaagttccttgtggtcagggaacatgtctgccaactctgttgtattgtactcccccaagtgcctagtccagtgctctgcacacagtaaagctcgaGAAATACGGCACTCACCAGATTCAGAAGGCTTTTCAGCCACCTGGACCTCATCTTCGGTGCCTGGCTTGGTGACCACCATGGACGTGAGGGGGGTGACGAAGCTGAAGTTCAGGGACAAGGCCAGAGCTCGGGCTTCCAATTTCGTCCGCTCTTCTCCTGTGGCTGAAACACTAAGCGTTTGGAGCCATCAGTCCTCACCCTAGCCCCCGTGACAGCTTCCCTGTGCCCTGTTGACTGAGAACGAGAATGCAGGCAGAAGGAAGCCTGGGTCTAGGCCCCTCAGAAACCAGCTAACCACATCGTCCTGGGGAACAGGAGCGAGTTTGGACAATGTGATTTGGACCCTGGACTCCCATGGCCCAATGTTCTGTCTGGAACAGAAAACTGCACTTTCTCAAACACCCTAGGAAGCACCCCACACCTCCTAAAGGATTCCAGTGGCTCCTCATTGCTTTCAGCATAAAAACCAAAGCTTTTGATCATCAGTTACAAGCCTCTCCCTCAGCTGGCTctgtcctcttcttcccccatcctggaatgctctccctctcaaACTGGCCAAACAACATTCCTACCTACCTTCAaaggacacctcctccaggaggcatgtCTCGATTAACCCTCCCCCCACACGTAGGTCATGCCGCCCCCTCAGCCACTCCAAACATTCTTAGATAGTGAGCTGTTTACTTATTAACTCTGGTATATTTGTTCATCTCTGTCTACTTGTCCTCCCCGTTAGATTATTAATTCCCTGGGGGCAGAGATTTCATTTCCTATTTCTTCTATAAGTCCCTTAAGTGTCTAGTTCTGCACTGGGGACCTAGAAAGCACGCAATCCATGCCGGTGATATAGATACACACCGGTTTCAGTGGTGGATGATCTCTGATTGGTGTCTAATTGCTCAGCCACCTCAGGAAACAGTGACCATGAGCTGGGAACTCATTTCCTATCTCTCaaggtgtgtgtgcatgtgtgtgtgtgtgtgtgtgtgtgtgttttaggggGGCGATACTCCCAACCTCTTAGAACATTTCTGGGGTGATGGCTTCTTCCTGGAAAGGGCTCTGTCTTGGGAGGAATTGCGTCACAGGAAGGTTTAGGAAACTTACGCTTTCTCCAGCAGCTGCTGGATCGTCAGATAGGCCCACAGCCTCTCCATGAAGTTGCCAAAAATGTACTTCTGCTTTTGAAACACCTTCTCCTTCTCGGCCACATTGGCTTCCGCTTTGAACATTAAGTTCTGGGCAttctgtgggagagggatgggaatggCGAATGAGGTCCTGGTCGGCTGGGTTTTTCTGGAGCTCCAAGGCTCCGTGAACGGAATCCCAGGACCCAGCACCGTAGTCCTACTGCAAAGAGGGCCTGAGCTGTGGGGTTCAGTGTGGGTGAGCAGGTGGGAAGCAGGGTGAGACCAGTTAAGTGACCTCAAAATGCCAGTATTTCCCATACGTCTTCCCTGACCTTCACTGAGTGTTGGCTCTTGCCTCTCAATACCTTCCCCCGCCCCATCTCTGTTGGGCTGGGAAAGCAACCGGGCTCTTCACTTCTCTCGCTGAAGATAGCTCTATCTGTAGAGCAGGTGGCAGGGTCAGAGCCACCAGAAGCAGGGGACCCTGAAAATATTAGAAGTTCACGGAAACACAAGCAGGTGGGTGGAGCCGGAGGAGATGGGTGGGGAGCAAGGGGGCTTGCAGGCTTGTAGAGAAGGAGGCTAGCTGGGCCTTGGGGATGACTGGGAGTTgggctggagaggcaggggaagagaagaggatgggAGTGAACATGGGGTTCCCTGTGGCTCAGGGGCAGAGAAATAGCTGGTTTGCCCAGGTGGCAGGCTCACCGACTGGCCTTCGATTTGAACCGAAAACTTCTCTTGCTCTTTACTGTGGAGTTTCCCAGCCACCACCAGCTCAGAGCCCTTGAAGAAGAGATTGAAGTTGTTCTGTGACAGCTCCAGAACAGTGTTCTCCGGAAACTTAAACTCCACGTGCTTCAACAATGGTGTGGCCACCTCCTGATAGAAGtcctggagcaggggagaggggaaaaaaacggTGAAACCCAAATCCAACAGAGAGAAGTTTGCTCAGTCTTGCAGTCAGCCATTGCAGTCACATTCTCCTATAGACCCCCAGGAAGAAAGGACTCAAGAAAGATCTTGGATGGGGAGTCCAGGGAGTGTGGAAGGCCGAGCCGGTTCCACATGCATGTGGGATGATATGTTCTTGTTCTTCTCCCCAAGGCCAGGTTAACCATCTCTTACCTCAGATGACTTTTATTTTCGGCTTTTGATAGTGTCCTCCATGGGGCTACCATCACACGGCTCCCCCAAGCTTCCCATGGCCACTGAGGGTAACAGGACCCTGGACTGGATGGCCCATGGGCCCAAGCCAGGATTGGCATCGCGTGCCTGGGCTTACGTTCGGGTTGAGCTCTGACCTGGAGCTGCAGGGCTGCATCCGAATCCTCGTATATGCGCCGGGCCAGTCCGCTGTTGTCCAGtgccatcttctccaggaaggaaTAACTGACATCAAAGCCAAAGCCAAGGCAGAATAGGGCATACTTCCCATCCAGGCTTCTCTGTATATTTTGCTGAATGTTCTCGGGGTTGGTTTCACCTGAGTGAGTTATTTTGTACAGAAAAAATGTGAACCTCATTTGGTTAAATTCAGGGACAAGAGCGGCAGGGCTCTGTGGGCTGGGAGTTCTGAGCCTGGCTCAGCCCCAGGGTGACTTGTCCTCTGGGtatcagtgtcctcatctgcacaagGACAAACGCCTGACTGATCCaactgcccccacctccccctccctggtctccagggctcctggaggaagaaggaacagaACCTTTCCCTGAAGACTAGTCTAAGGCCCAATTTCAATCCTGGGAAATGCTGCTGATATGCCTGGCATAGTTTCAACATTCTCTCCAGAAACAGGTGTTGGAGGTCGTTTCTCCACCTTATTCATTAACTGTCAATATAGAacataggagttctgtttttgttgAACTAGTTCTTAGGCAAGGTTAGAGGAATTAGGGTTGTTTATTCTGGATAAGAGaaggctggtggggtgggggggagtggagggtCTTGAAGAAGGGTGCTGGCTAGTTGTTCGCCATGCCCTCAGTGAACCAACCAAGAGGAAATGTACATACATTTTCACATTAGCAAGAGAGCCCAGTTAGACCTACGGAAGGATTTCTCGACAATGAGGGTGAACAAACTACTGAGGGAGGTTGGAGGTTGTGAGGGCTCCATTCTGGGAAAACTTTTAAAAGGAATCAACCCCCATCTGTCCCTGGATTTGTTTAGTGACTCAGCTGCCTACCTGGAGGCGGGGGACTGGATAGGATGAATTCTGGATGCTGCTTCCAGTTCTGGGATTTGATGGATTTTAGGACTCTAAAGTTCCAACTCCTACAGGCTCCAAAGGCTCATGTTTCCCAAAGTGTTTCCCAGCCACAGTCCcattttaagcatttagtacagtgcattgccccCAGTGGGggctcaaaaatactattattactactgattccAAAGAAATAACAGCGGTGTCAATTCTGGTAGAATTCATCTCTCTTtcacacccccatcccaccctcccacccccggttCATTCAGCAACCTGGATTGCTCTGACCCTCTTTGGTGGAGTTTCTTGGGTGATTCTCTCCAAACAAATGAATAACTTCCATGAGCTCTTCACACCTCTGGCCcaactgttttttttctttaatggtattcgttaaacacatactatatgtgtcaggcattgtactaagtgctggggggtatctacaagataatcaggttggacccaatccatgtcctacatgagggtcacagtcttaatccccattttacaaatcagggaaccgaggcctagagaagtgaagtgacttgtccaaggtcacacggcaactcATGACAGAGGAGCCCGGAAGTGGCAAGCTGGTGGAGTTAACGCAAGCCCTCTCGTCTTTCCCCTTCACTGGGGCTGACCCACTACTTACCCACGGTGGGCTCGCCATCTGTGAGCAGGATTATCATGGACACGCTATTCTCCGGAAGCAACTCTCGCTGGTTGCTTTCATCCAGCAGGTGCACGGCTGCCAGCACGGCCTCATTTATGTTTGTTCCTGAGGCAAGAAGAAATaggcccccgaccccagccctcaCCATCCATTCCTTTCCTGAgcaatctcccctgctccccactgCATTCCCTGAACCTGGAGCAGAACAGAGCTTGTAAATATGGGGCTGGCTGAAGCCCATCCCACTGGAGGGTGAGGAGTCTCATCAGAGCCCAAGGGCAGTGGCTACCTTGTGTGGTTGCCAGGGacggccctctctctctccccccgcagcCAGGTCCCCAGCAGCTCTGTTGATACCAACTCGCTCAGCCCCCTGCTATCCCCTCCAACCTCCTGAAGCTCTGATGTCCAAAACGAATTTTTTGGCACTGCCCACGTTCTCCTGGGTGGCTTTCAGCAGAGACGGCTGCCACTGGGAAATCATGCTGTTGAAGACGACCAAGTTGAATTGATCTTCGGGGTTCAGGTCTCCCAAGACCTTCAGCAGAGCTTCTCGGGtctagggaggagagaagaggatggtTTGGCTCAAGTTGGCTTAGGGAGTGGAGTTTGCCCGATGAGGTGACTTCTTTTTCAAACACGTTTTGCTTGGATCTGTACAGGGGTCGTGTTGCAGCGAACCCAAACCGGAAAACATCATCCAGAGAGGAGCTGTGAACACTGGTGCACCTTTTAAAAGATCTAGTGATGTGAACCGACTGGGTGGTGAACCCGGTGGGCACTCGTAGTTCTGATGGAAAGGTGTGTGGACTACGGTGGGGAACGCGGCTGTCTGTGCAGATTCAGCGCTTGGATGGGTATTGGTGCAGGGAgacaggggaggtggggaag
This genomic stretch from Ornithorhynchus anatinus isolate Pmale09 chromosome X1, mOrnAna1.pri.v4, whole genome shotgun sequence harbors:
- the ITIH4 gene encoding inter-alpha-trypsin inhibitor heavy chain H4 isoform X9, translating into MEAQACAALLLASLLGALMLPAQGTDHQDGIDIYSLKLDSKVTSRFAHTVITSRVVNRANEAKEALFEVELPKTAFITNFSMIIDGVTYPGNIKEKAAAQEQYKTAISRGESAGLVKAVGRKVETFQVAVNVAPSAKVTFELVYEELLKRQLGKYELLLNIRPKQLVKHLQMDIHIFEPQGITFLETESTFMTSNLTDALSVIQNETKAHILFKPKEPSQGDTILDGNFIVRYDVRQDAIDSGIQIVNGYFVHYFAPTGLPTLPKSVVFVIDKSGSMDGRKIVQTREALLKVLGDLNPEDQFNLVVFNSMISQWQPSLLKATQENVGSAKKFVLDIRASGGTNINEAVLAAVHLLDESNQRELLPENSVSMIILLTDGEPTVGETNPENIQQNIQRSLDGKYALFCLGFGFDVSYSFLEKMALDNSGLARRIYEDSDAALQLQDFYQEVATPLLKHVEFKFPENTVLELSQNNFNLFFKGSELVVAGKLHSKEQEKFSVQIEGQSNAQNLMFKAEANVAEKEKVFQKQKYIFGNFMERLWAYLTIQQLLEKAVSATGEERTKLEARALALSLNFSFVTPLTSMVVTKPGTEDEVQVAEKPSESDNEQVDSRFHLGRGRGVSQRVNSRMFLQKSHFQTPSSNLLLTRGSSSRPQYHSAPPAWEPAGQDSSGLPTSAGISRLRNRGPEGPRRLARPAVPGSLMDVALESDHYFLRVFTTKAPTGVSVKNNTHFILPLPGHSDVLCLNVLSSSKAPLDLITDPIQGISVRGKFEKPSSQFVWLEVTYQEPSVRVHVTKDQIEVTRNGRTSPHMWKGRLFLSMSGSVLP